Proteins encoded in a region of the Zea mays cultivar B73 chromosome 2, Zm-B73-REFERENCE-NAM-5.0, whole genome shotgun sequence genome:
- the LOC103648015 gene encoding disease resistance protein BAK6, which translates to MAAVQFAAAGVLTGLLALATLASCNTDGDILYKQRLAWEDPNNVLQSWDPTLANPCTWFHVTCNLNNSVIRVDLGKAGISGPLLPDLGALESLQYMELFGNSLNGSIPSTLGNLTDLISLDLWDNLLTGPIPTTLGSISTLRYLRLYENNLTGPIPPSFGNLTSLLELKLHRNSLSGSIPASLGNIKSLQFLKLNENMLTGTVPLEVLSLVVVGNLTELNIARNNLDGTVRSSGLRVTAVIQDMRIA; encoded by the exons ATGGCGGCCGTCCAGTTTGCAGCAGCAGGAGTCCTCACCGGCCTTCTCGCTCTCGCAACACTTGCAAGCTGCAACACTGATGGCGACATACTGTACAAGCAGAG GCTGGCATGGGAGGATCCAAACAACGTGCTGCAGAGCTGGGATCCAACCCTCGCCAATCCCTGCACGTGGTTTCATGTTACCTGCAACCTGAACAACTCCGTCATCCGCGT GGATTTGGGAAAGGCAGGCATCTCCGGCCCCCTGCTTCCAGATCTTGGAGCACTTGAGAGCCTCCAGTACAT GGAGCTGTTCGGCAACAGCCTGAACGGTTCGATTCCGTCAACGCTGGGCAACCTGACTGATCTCATCAGCTTGGATCTCTGGGACAACCTGCTTACCGGCCCAATCCCAACTACGCTTGGTTCCATCAGCACGCTGCGATATCT GAGGTTGTACGAGAACAACCTGACAGGGCCTATACCACCATCGTTTGGCAATCTGACTAGCCTTCTGGAACTGAAGCTCCACAGGAATTCGTTGAGCGGTTCGATTCCGGCCTCCCTTGGCAACATCAAATCGCTGCAGTTCTT GAAATTGAACGAGAATATGCTGACCGGCACGGTTCCATTGGAAGTCCTCTCCCTTGTCGTTGTTGGCAACCTGACCGAGCT AAATATTGCAAGAAACAACCTCGATGGCACTGTGAGATCATCCGGACTTAGAG TGACTGCGGTTATCCAGGACATGAGGATTGCATGA